In Tepidisphaeraceae bacterium, a genomic segment contains:
- a CDS encoding methyltransferase domain-containing protein has product MTLYNDVVPFTAHYTPADLPPTIPRVPDSPRYLTPYVNAARRHGGGFESLLWASQQTQAARFGALVQLASPKGQSVLDVGCGRADFLDYCIATGVPPADYVGIEAVPALADAAEAKRLANVTIKRADFVQHPLSMFVAADVIVFSGSLNTLDPTSFYATIRRAFDATASVLAFNFLCSPGLAAAEFLHWHRVTDVLTFARSLSDDVTSLTDYLDGDATVAMRKP; this is encoded by the coding sequence ATACAACGACGTTGTTCCGTTCACGGCGCACTACACGCCAGCCGATCTTCCCCCTACTATTCCACGCGTGCCCGACTCGCCCCGCTATCTCACGCCGTACGTGAACGCCGCCCGCCGGCATGGGGGTGGGTTTGAATCGCTGTTGTGGGCCAGCCAGCAGACGCAGGCGGCCAGGTTCGGCGCGCTGGTGCAGTTGGCATCGCCGAAGGGCCAGAGCGTGCTGGACGTGGGGTGTGGCCGGGCGGATTTTCTCGACTACTGCATCGCCACCGGCGTGCCACCGGCCGACTACGTCGGCATCGAGGCCGTGCCCGCGCTCGCCGATGCTGCCGAGGCCAAGCGGTTGGCGAACGTGACGATCAAGCGCGCCGACTTCGTGCAGCACCCGCTTTCGATGTTCGTTGCGGCCGACGTGATCGTGTTCAGCGGGTCGCTGAACACGCTTGACCCCACCTCGTTTTACGCGACGATTCGCCGGGCGTTCGACGCCACCGCCAGTGTGCTCGCGTTCAACTTCCTCTGCTCGCCGGGGTTGGCCGCTGCGGAGTTTCTGCACTGGCACCGCGTGACCGACGTGCTAACGTTCGCGCGGTCGCTGTCGGACGACGTGACAAGCTTAACGGACTACTTGGACGGCGACGCGACCGTCGCAATGCGCAAACCATGA
- a CDS encoding CpsB/CapC family capsule biosynthesis tyrosine phosphatase — protein sequence MTTGRIDIHSHLLPNLDDGCQSLEESLACARAMVAAGYTHSFCTPHVWTSLPNNNVSKIPIAMRNLQLALDDAVIPLKLLPGGENNFTELQGLWEADLVTYNMAGHYVLADIWVEAMPSYFYEQVKRLQDRGLTVVLAHPERMRAVQERPDLADEFADLGLLLQGNLQCFGDPPHALTRQVAELYLSEGRYTFLGSDLHNLKSLPIRLNGLKNAISLVGNEVVDQLTITNPQRLIHGIS from the coding sequence ATGACCACCGGCCGAATCGACATCCACTCGCACCTGCTGCCCAACCTGGACGACGGTTGCCAGAGCCTCGAGGAATCGCTTGCGTGCGCCCGCGCGATGGTGGCGGCCGGTTACACGCATTCGTTCTGCACGCCGCACGTCTGGACGAGTCTGCCGAACAACAACGTTTCCAAGATTCCGATCGCGATGCGCAACCTGCAGCTTGCGCTCGACGATGCCGTCATTCCGCTGAAGCTGCTGCCCGGCGGCGAGAACAACTTCACCGAGCTGCAGGGCCTGTGGGAGGCCGACCTGGTCACCTACAACATGGCCGGGCATTACGTGCTGGCCGACATCTGGGTCGAGGCGATGCCGAGCTACTTCTACGAGCAGGTGAAGCGCCTGCAGGACCGCGGGCTGACGGTGGTGCTGGCCCACCCCGAGCGCATGCGTGCCGTGCAGGAGCGCCCTGATCTGGCGGATGAATTCGCCGACCTCGGCCTGCTGCTGCAGGGCAACCTGCAATGCTTCGGCGACCCGCCACACGCGCTGACGCGCCAGGTGGCCGAGCTGTACCTCAGCGAGGGACGTTACACGTTTTTGGGTAGCGACCTGCACAATCTTAAGTCGCTGCCAATTCGTCTAAATGGGTTGAAGAACGCGATCTCGCTGGTTGGGAATGAAGTGGTCGATCAGTTGACCATCACCAATCCGCAGCGGTTGATTCACGGGATAAGCTGA